Proteins from one Natrinema salinisoli genomic window:
- a CDS encoding NAD(P)-dependent alcohol dehydrogenase codes for MQAARLHEYTEDMSDALRIDEIDRPDLERSDQVLVEVEGAGWCQTDNHIIEGMWTDYAPQDLPMTLGHENAGIVAETGDEVTLVEEGDPVICHPVQTCGICRPCRLGEDMYCENSAFNGLTHDGGFAEYLQTNERAVIPLPDGVDPTDIAPHADAGITAYHAVKKAVDELNPGDTCVVIGVGGLGHIGLQCLDAMSAADVVAADIKDEALELAEELGARHAVNSAEENLPDVIADLTDDEGAQQVVDFVGADETTALAPEIVAAGGDHHIVGYGGHVHEPSQALVNGEFSFRGTLVGKYAELQELVALVDRGDVELRTERHDLGEINTVAERLEHNEIEGRAVIQPT; via the coding sequence ATGCAAGCAGCCAGACTCCACGAGTACACCGAGGACATGAGCGACGCGCTGCGGATCGACGAGATCGATCGCCCGGACCTCGAGCGATCGGATCAGGTACTGGTCGAGGTCGAGGGGGCGGGGTGGTGTCAGACTGACAACCACATCATCGAGGGAATGTGGACCGACTACGCACCGCAGGATCTGCCGATGACACTCGGCCACGAGAACGCGGGAATCGTCGCCGAGACCGGCGATGAGGTGACGCTGGTCGAAGAGGGGGATCCGGTTATCTGCCACCCCGTTCAAACCTGTGGCATCTGTCGCCCCTGCCGACTCGGCGAGGACATGTACTGCGAGAACAGCGCGTTCAACGGGCTCACCCACGACGGCGGCTTCGCCGAGTACCTGCAGACCAACGAACGGGCAGTCATTCCGCTGCCCGACGGCGTCGACCCGACGGACATCGCACCGCACGCGGACGCGGGAATCACGGCCTACCACGCCGTCAAAAAGGCGGTCGACGAACTGAACCCCGGCGACACCTGCGTCGTCATCGGCGTCGGCGGCCTCGGCCACATCGGCCTCCAGTGCCTCGACGCGATGAGCGCCGCGGACGTCGTCGCCGCCGACATCAAAGATGAAGCGCTCGAGCTGGCCGAGGAGCTGGGCGCTCGCCACGCCGTCAACTCCGCCGAGGAGAATCTCCCGGACGTGATCGCCGACCTGACCGACGACGAGGGAGCCCAGCAGGTCGTCGACTTCGTCGGTGCCGACGAGACGACCGCACTCGCACCCGAGATCGTCGCCGCCGGTGGCGACCACCACATCGTCGGCTACGGCGGTCACGTCCACGAACCCAGTCAGGCGCTTGTCAACGGCGAGTTCTCGTTCCGCGGCACGCTCGTCGGCAAGTACGCCGAACTACAGGAACTCGTCGCGCTCGTCGACCGCGGCGACGTCGAACTCCGCACCGAACGCCACGACCTCGGCGAGATCAATACGGTCGCAGAACGGCTCGAGCACAACGAGATCGAAGGACGTGCGGTGATCCAGCCGACCTGA
- a CDS encoding NADH:flavin oxidoreductase, producing MATLEAPIEIGGLTVPNRLYRAPLLECAGNGPDAVDTLIDDLEPAAESGVGLICQGATIVRGEGGCAAPGMTRVHDPDFVAQLSRLTDRIHDHGSRIVVQLEHGGLRSMETWHAEYREEHPDLEQLAVSNPPWQLRALDRVGFLEYDPHVLTTDEVYDLAADFGRAAANAVEAGYDGIHLAGANMGIVQQFLSPFYNRRDDEFGGSPAARLEFLAVVHDEIRERAGDVPLLTKVPAETPAPPSPVVRRKLSLADGVEIARRLEEIGYDAVVPVQTSVVWDMSIIRGEYPDRAWNNEALWEEYDAAFGGSTRRRLVSLANRVQSLQYDFEAAWNEDFCRRVREQVSVPVLAEGGIRGRGEMDRLLGPNEGADDGDRREGAACDMVGMARPFYAEPRLGARLLETDSEAESPRVLCESCNNCTVPQVTGAPGICRTPDVVRKRGELERAGVYDRLESE from the coding sequence ATGGCCACCCTCGAGGCCCCCATCGAGATCGGCGGTCTGACGGTCCCCAATCGGCTCTACCGCGCGCCGCTACTCGAGTGTGCGGGCAACGGCCCCGACGCAGTCGACACGCTGATCGACGACCTCGAGCCCGCAGCCGAGTCCGGCGTCGGCCTCATCTGCCAGGGGGCGACGATCGTCCGCGGCGAGGGCGGCTGCGCCGCGCCGGGAATGACCCGGGTCCACGATCCCGACTTCGTCGCACAGCTCTCGCGGCTGACCGACCGGATTCACGACCACGGGAGCCGGATCGTCGTCCAGCTCGAGCACGGTGGCCTCCGAAGTATGGAGACCTGGCACGCCGAGTACCGCGAGGAGCATCCGGATCTCGAACAACTCGCCGTCTCGAACCCGCCCTGGCAGTTGCGCGCGCTGGACCGGGTCGGCTTCCTCGAGTACGATCCGCACGTCCTCACGACCGACGAGGTGTACGACCTCGCGGCGGATTTCGGCCGCGCGGCGGCCAACGCCGTCGAGGCCGGCTACGACGGGATCCACCTCGCCGGCGCGAACATGGGGATCGTCCAGCAGTTCCTGTCGCCCTTCTACAACCGCCGGGACGACGAGTTCGGCGGTTCGCCCGCGGCTCGCCTCGAGTTCCTCGCGGTCGTCCACGACGAGATCCGCGAGCGAGCGGGGGACGTCCCGCTGCTGACGAAGGTGCCCGCCGAAACGCCCGCACCGCCGTCGCCCGTCGTTCGCCGGAAACTCTCGCTCGCGGATGGGGTCGAGATCGCCCGCCGGCTCGAGGAAATCGGCTACGACGCAGTGGTCCCGGTACAGACGTCGGTCGTGTGGGACATGAGTATTATCCGCGGCGAGTATCCCGACCGGGCGTGGAACAACGAGGCCCTGTGGGAGGAGTACGACGCGGCCTTCGGGGGGTCGACACGACGGCGGCTCGTTTCTCTGGCGAACCGAGTGCAATCACTGCAGTACGACTTCGAAGCCGCATGGAACGAGGACTTCTGTCGACGCGTGCGCGAGCAGGTATCCGTCCCCGTTCTCGCGGAGGGCGGGATTCGAGGACGGGGGGAGATGGATCGACTGCTGGGTCCGAACGAGGGGGCTGACGACGGTGATCGTCGCGAGGGGGCCGCCTGCGACATGGTCGGCATGGCCCGCCCCTTCTACGCCGAGCCGCGGCTGGGTGCGCGACTGCTTGAGACTGATTCGGAAGCGGAATCTCCGCGGGTGCTTTGTGAAAGCTGCAACAACTGTACCGTCCCGCAGGTGACCGGCGCGCCGGGGATTTGCCGGACGCCTGACGTGGTTCGGAAACGTGGCGAACTCGAGCGAGCGGGAGTCTACGACCGGCTCGAGAGCGAGTGA
- a CDS encoding iron-sulfur cluster assembly protein — MSTQTSDGTAPDRAAVRDRLDRVTDPELDRSIVELEYIDGIEIDGSRVAVDLTLPTAWCSPAFAWMMAVDARDEVESLPAVENARITLHDHMHETEINRGVNEGLSFAEAFPDADGDVAAVRAELDEKACVARQYDAVEALLNAGLDAEVIVDLRLRDLEMDDSTNTVDVYVDDHSFAVTAPNDPIERYLEKARETDLVSEPDDPLFRTPEGDPIDAESFDLVHHRGRLAQVNMSSQGGICDGLRAAREGRLEGTADD, encoded by the coding sequence ATGAGTACACAAACCTCCGACGGCACCGCTCCGGATCGAGCGGCCGTCCGCGACCGACTGGACCGCGTCACCGATCCGGAATTGGATCGCTCGATCGTCGAACTCGAGTACATCGACGGGATCGAGATCGACGGCTCTCGCGTCGCCGTCGACCTCACGCTCCCGACGGCGTGGTGTTCGCCGGCGTTCGCCTGGATGATGGCGGTCGACGCCCGCGACGAGGTCGAGTCGCTGCCGGCGGTCGAGAACGCCCGGATCACGCTCCACGACCACATGCACGAGACGGAGATCAATCGCGGCGTGAACGAGGGGCTGTCCTTCGCCGAGGCGTTCCCGGACGCCGACGGCGACGTCGCGGCAGTCCGTGCGGAACTCGACGAGAAGGCATGTGTCGCTCGCCAGTACGATGCCGTCGAGGCGCTGCTGAACGCCGGACTCGACGCCGAGGTGATCGTTGATCTCCGCCTGCGTGACCTCGAGATGGACGATTCGACCAACACTGTCGACGTCTACGTCGACGACCATTCGTTTGCGGTCACCGCTCCGAACGACCCTATCGAACGCTACCTCGAGAAGGCTCGCGAGACCGACCTCGTTTCGGAGCCGGACGATCCCCTCTTTCGAACGCCGGAGGGCGACCCGATCGACGCCGAATCGTTCGACCTCGTCCACCACAGGGGGCGGCTCGCGCAGGTCAACATGTCGAGTCAGGGCGGTATCTGTGACGGGCTTCGAGCGGCCAGAGAGGGTCGGCTCGAGGGGACCGCTGACGACTGA
- a CDS encoding ATP-dependent DNA helicase: MNIEELTGLPAGAVDHFRSEGIEELYPPQAEAVEAGATEGENLVAAVPTASGKTMIAALSMLSAIERGGTALYIVPLRALASEKKEEFEAYERFGVTVGVTTGNYESTSDWLATKDIVVATSEKVDSLVRNGADWLSDLTCVVSDEVHLIDDRNRGPTLEVTLAKLRKLNPRMQMVALSATVGNADEIADWLDAALVDTDWRPIDLQMGVHFGNALNFDDGSTREVPVEGSEKQEAALVRDILQEGGSSLVFVNSRRNAEAAARRLGGVSKTELTAEERTELADLAEEIRDDSDTETSKDLADAVEHGSAFHHAGLSSTQRSIVEDAFRDRLLKVISATPTLAAGVNTPARRVVVRDWRRFDPSAGGMAPLDVLEVHQMMGRAGRPGLDPYGEAVLLAKSHDESEELFDRYVWADPEPVRSKLAAEPALRTHVLATIASGFARTRGGLLEFLEATLYASQSSEPGRLETVTDTVLQYLESNDFIERDSGGHDGSGEADADSAFTSAADLADDGGRDEKLEATSLGHTVSRLYLDPMSAAEIVHGLEDADERPTALGLYQLISRTPDMYELYLRSGEDEKFGELFYEREAELLGDAPSEFEEERFEDWLSALKTGKLLEDWATETDEEQLTDRYKIGPGDLRGKVDTAEWLLGAAESLAAEIDSEWTVAVREARARVEHGVGEELLELVSVGGVGRKRARRLYDAEIEEPADLRTADKGVVLTVLKGKKTAENILENAGREDPSMDDVEPDSAGSGDDEAAATAGGETADNETAATEPADADDGQSSLGDF; this comes from the coding sequence GCCCTGTCGATGCTCTCGGCGATCGAACGCGGCGGAACGGCGCTGTACATCGTTCCTCTCCGCGCACTCGCCAGCGAGAAGAAAGAAGAGTTCGAAGCCTACGAGCGGTTCGGCGTCACGGTCGGCGTCACGACCGGTAACTACGAGAGCACCAGCGACTGGCTCGCGACGAAAGACATTGTCGTCGCCACCAGCGAGAAGGTCGACTCGCTCGTCCGCAACGGGGCCGACTGGCTCTCCGATCTGACCTGCGTCGTCTCGGACGAGGTTCACCTCATCGACGACCGGAATCGGGGGCCGACCCTCGAGGTGACTCTCGCGAAGCTCCGCAAGCTCAACCCGCGCATGCAAATGGTCGCGCTCTCCGCGACGGTCGGCAACGCCGACGAGATCGCCGACTGGCTCGACGCCGCGCTCGTGGATACCGACTGGCGGCCGATCGATCTCCAGATGGGAGTTCACTTCGGCAACGCCCTGAACTTCGACGACGGCTCGACCAGAGAGGTTCCCGTCGAGGGGAGCGAAAAACAGGAGGCCGCGCTCGTCCGCGATATCTTGCAGGAAGGAGGCTCCTCGCTCGTGTTCGTCAACTCCCGCCGGAACGCCGAAGCGGCCGCGAGGCGGTTGGGCGGCGTCTCGAAGACCGAACTGACCGCCGAGGAGCGGACCGAACTGGCCGACCTGGCCGAGGAAATCCGGGACGACAGCGACACCGAGACGAGCAAAGACCTGGCCGACGCCGTCGAGCACGGCTCGGCGTTCCACCACGCCGGCCTCTCGAGCACCCAGCGGTCGATCGTCGAGGACGCCTTCCGCGACCGGCTCCTGAAGGTGATTTCGGCCACGCCGACGCTCGCGGCGGGGGTCAATACCCCGGCTCGACGGGTGGTCGTCCGCGACTGGCGGCGCTTCGACCCCAGCGCGGGCGGGATGGCACCGTTAGACGTTCTCGAGGTCCACCAGATGATGGGCCGGGCCGGCAGACCCGGACTGGACCCCTACGGCGAGGCCGTCCTGCTCGCGAAAAGTCACGACGAGAGCGAGGAGTTGTTCGATCGCTACGTCTGGGCCGACCCCGAGCCGGTGCGCTCGAAGCTGGCGGCCGAACCCGCCCTGCGGACGCATGTGCTCGCAACGATCGCCTCCGGCTTCGCCCGAACGCGCGGTGGACTCCTCGAGTTCCTCGAGGCGACGCTGTACGCAAGCCAGTCGAGCGAGCCCGGGCGGCTCGAGACGGTGACTGACACGGTCTTGCAGTATCTCGAGTCGAACGACTTCATAGAGCGTGACAGCGGCGGGCACGATGGTTCCGGCGAGGCTGACGCCGACAGCGCGTTCACCTCGGCCGCCGATCTCGCAGACGACGGCGGCCGCGACGAGAAACTCGAGGCCACCAGCCTCGGTCACACCGTCTCGCGGCTCTACCTGGATCCGATGAGCGCCGCCGAGATCGTCCACGGGCTCGAGGACGCCGACGAGCGCCCGACCGCGCTGGGACTCTACCAGCTGATCTCGCGGACGCCGGACATGTACGAACTCTACCTGCGTTCCGGGGAGGACGAGAAATTCGGCGAACTCTTCTACGAGCGCGAGGCCGAACTGCTGGGCGATGCGCCAAGCGAGTTCGAGGAGGAGCGCTTCGAGGACTGGCTCTCCGCGCTCAAGACGGGTAAACTGCTCGAGGACTGGGCGACCGAAACCGACGAGGAGCAGTTGACCGACCGGTACAAGATCGGCCCGGGCGACCTCCGCGGAAAGGTCGACACCGCCGAATGGCTGCTCGGGGCGGCCGAGTCGCTGGCCGCGGAGATCGACAGCGAGTGGACCGTCGCAGTTCGGGAAGCTCGCGCGCGCGTCGAACACGGCGTCGGCGAGGAGCTGCTCGAGCTCGTCTCGGTCGGCGGCGTGGGCCGCAAACGCGCCCGCCGGCTCTACGACGCGGAGATCGAGGAGCCCGCCGACCTGCGGACCGCGGACAAAGGCGTCGTCCTCACGGTTCTCAAGGGGAAGAAGACGGCCGAGAACATCCTCGAGAACGCGGGCCGCGAGGATCCGTCGATGGACGACGTCGAACCGGATTCAGCGGGGTCAGGCGATGATGAAGCGGCGGCGACCGCAGGCGGCGAGACTGCTGACAACGAAACAGCGGCGACGGAGCCGGCAGACGCCGACGACGGCCAGTCGAGCCTGGGTGATTTCTAG
- a CDS encoding amidohydrolase family protein, with protein MYQHNGEEIFVIDGHVHLWDATEENITHEGGEEFIQCFYDYHTTFTPEERQWDMDEYREYGADRMVEDLFGNAAADMAIFQPTYLTDFYEDGFNTTEQNAELATEYPERFVLNGTFDPRDGEEGLEYLEELHEKYDVPGVKLYTAEWRGDSKGWRLDDEEAFEFLEKCQELGIENIHAHKGPTIRPLNRDAFDVADIDDAASSFPELNFIVEHVGLPRLDDFCWIAAQENNVYGGLAVAAPFAQNRPGKFSEIMSELLWWLGEDRVIFGSDYAIWNPDWLVEEVLEAELTQEHRAEYGVEWDLETKKKVMGENIADLYDIDIEAKRQAFRDDEISQQFGLEDHYASEEPAAADD; from the coding sequence ATGTATCAGCACAACGGAGAGGAAATCTTCGTCATCGACGGTCACGTGCACCTGTGGGACGCCACGGAGGAGAACATCACACACGAGGGCGGGGAGGAGTTCATCCAGTGTTTTTACGATTACCACACGACGTTCACCCCCGAAGAACGGCAGTGGGACATGGACGAGTATCGGGAGTACGGCGCCGACCGAATGGTCGAGGATCTGTTCGGCAACGCCGCCGCTGACATGGCGATCTTCCAGCCGACGTACCTCACCGACTTCTACGAGGACGGGTTCAACACGACCGAGCAGAACGCCGAACTCGCGACCGAGTACCCCGAACGGTTCGTCCTCAACGGCACCTTCGATCCCCGCGACGGGGAGGAGGGGCTCGAGTACCTCGAGGAACTCCACGAGAAATACGACGTCCCCGGCGTCAAACTCTACACCGCCGAGTGGCGCGGCGATTCGAAAGGCTGGCGACTGGACGACGAAGAGGCCTTCGAGTTCCTCGAGAAGTGCCAGGAACTCGGGATCGAGAACATTCACGCGCACAAGGGGCCGACGATCCGGCCCCTCAATCGCGACGCGTTCGACGTCGCGGACATCGACGATGCGGCCTCGTCGTTCCCGGAGCTCAACTTTATCGTCGAACACGTCGGCCTGCCCCGCCTCGACGACTTCTGCTGGATCGCCGCCCAGGAGAACAACGTCTACGGCGGCCTCGCGGTCGCCGCCCCGTTCGCCCAGAACCGGCCGGGCAAGTTCTCCGAAATCATGTCCGAACTCCTCTGGTGGCTCGGCGAGGACCGCGTGATCTTCGGCTCGGACTACGCCATCTGGAACCCCGACTGGCTCGTCGAAGAAGTGCTCGAGGCCGAGCTCACGCAGGAACACCGCGCCGAGTACGGCGTCGAGTGGGACCTCGAGACCAAGAAGAAAGTCATGGGCGAGAACATCGCCGATCTCTACGACATCGACATCGAGGCGAAACGACAGGCGTTCCGGGACGACGAGATCAGCCAGCAGTTCGGTCTCGAGGACCACTACGCCAGCGAAGAACCCGCCGCTGCGGACGACTGA
- the cgi121 gene encoding KEOPS complex subunit Cgi121, with translation MKLLECRLAIDDLDSFVADLGEIGDRHETMIQAFDARYVADRRHLERALEFADRAIERGENVARNRAVEILLYAAGRRQIDRALEMGVSEGENRAIVLVDGDSDENETPAIGAVEALDAFVEYESTLETQDPETLCEFFDITGAERAATDASLSALVRERVALLEVEK, from the coding sequence GTGAAGCTACTCGAATGCCGACTCGCGATCGACGACCTCGACTCGTTCGTGGCCGACCTCGGCGAAATCGGGGACCGGCACGAGACGATGATCCAGGCCTTCGACGCCCGATACGTCGCCGACCGACGACACCTCGAGCGGGCCCTCGAATTCGCAGACCGCGCGATCGAACGCGGCGAGAACGTCGCCCGAAATCGCGCCGTCGAGATCCTGCTGTACGCCGCCGGCCGCCGGCAGATCGACCGCGCGCTCGAGATGGGCGTCAGCGAAGGCGAGAATCGCGCGATCGTCCTCGTCGACGGCGATAGCGACGAAAACGAGACCCCCGCGATCGGGGCAGTCGAAGCGCTGGACGCGTTCGTCGAGTACGAATCGACGCTGGAGACGCAGGACCCCGAGACGTTGTGTGAGTTCTTCGACATCACCGGTGCGGAGCGGGCGGCTACCGACGCGTCACTGTCGGCGCTGGTTCGCGAGCGGGTCGCGCTGCTCGAGGTCGAAAAGTAG